The following are encoded together in the uncultured Sphaerochaeta sp. genome:
- a CDS encoding sugar ABC transporter ATP-binding protein, whose protein sequence is METRPFLELKGISKQFPGVKALDNVDLTIYPGEVHALVGENGAGKSTIIKIIMGVYQEDEGTISLDGKQVTIPNVIEADRLGLAAVYQDLTLAADLSIGENFFMGQFPRKKNGMIDWNHVYTKTAETLKALNVDVDPRLRITELSPAMQEMVAIAKTVHKKSKLVIFDEPTALLSNEEVEILFEIIKKLKASGISVIYISHRLEEIFTVSDRVTVLKDGQHVKTVPVKDTNEDQLISYMVGRSLSDMYNIEHYPKGDELLRVEDLNRGKALKNISFSVKQGEIFGLFGLVGSGRTEVVRAIYGADTIESGTIYFKGQKEVIKHPSKAISLGIGLLPEDRKHQGLALSQSINHNINLASYKAISKFNFVLGKRERDRSVEYVKQLKVKTPSIHQLVGNLSGGNQQKVIIAKWLCCESKLFIFDEPTVGIDVGAKQEIYKLIEQLTKDGHAVILISSYLPEVMGLADRIGVLHEGSMPHIVEREAFSEETLLRYASGL, encoded by the coding sequence ATGGAGACAAGACCATTCTTGGAATTGAAGGGAATATCCAAGCAATTTCCTGGAGTCAAGGCACTCGACAATGTGGATTTAACCATCTACCCCGGTGAGGTACATGCCTTGGTAGGGGAAAATGGTGCGGGAAAATCCACTATCATCAAGATTATCATGGGCGTCTATCAAGAGGATGAGGGAACGATTTCTCTGGATGGAAAGCAGGTTACCATACCGAATGTTATTGAAGCAGACCGCTTGGGCTTGGCAGCCGTTTACCAGGATTTGACACTTGCTGCTGACCTTTCTATTGGGGAGAACTTCTTCATGGGACAATTTCCCCGGAAGAAGAACGGGATGATTGATTGGAACCATGTGTATACCAAGACTGCAGAAACCTTGAAAGCCTTGAATGTGGATGTCGATCCCAGACTCCGTATCACGGAGCTTTCTCCTGCAATGCAGGAGATGGTTGCAATCGCAAAGACTGTTCACAAGAAATCGAAGCTGGTCATCTTTGATGAACCAACTGCCTTGTTGAGCAATGAAGAAGTAGAAATTTTGTTTGAGATCATCAAGAAGCTGAAAGCTTCCGGCATCTCGGTTATTTACATATCTCACCGCCTGGAGGAAATCTTTACCGTCTCTGATCGCGTGACGGTGCTCAAGGATGGGCAGCATGTAAAGACAGTTCCTGTCAAGGATACAAATGAAGACCAGTTGATTTCCTACATGGTCGGACGTTCACTCTCTGACATGTACAATATCGAACACTATCCCAAAGGGGATGAATTGTTGCGGGTTGAGGATCTGAATCGTGGTAAAGCACTGAAGAATATCTCCTTCTCTGTGAAGCAAGGAGAAATCTTTGGATTGTTCGGCCTTGTGGGTTCCGGAAGAACCGAGGTTGTCAGGGCCATTTACGGGGCAGATACCATCGAGAGTGGTACCATCTATTTCAAGGGGCAGAAGGAAGTGATCAAGCATCCTTCAAAGGCCATCTCCCTGGGGATTGGACTGTTGCCGGAGGACCGGAAACACCAAGGCCTTGCCTTGAGCCAATCCATCAATCACAACATCAATCTGGCATCCTATAAAGCAATCTCAAAATTCAATTTCGTATTGGGGAAGAGAGAGCGGGATCGTTCAGTAGAGTATGTAAAGCAATTGAAGGTAAAGACACCTTCCATCCATCAGCTGGTAGGGAACCTCTCAGGGGGAAACCAGCAGAAGGTGATCATTGCAAAATGGCTCTGCTGCGAGAGCAAACTGTTCATTTTTGATGAACCAACAGTAGGAATTGATGTCGGGGCAAAACAAGAGATCTATAAGTTGATCGAGCAATTGACGAAGGATGGGCATGCAGTCATTTTGATTTCCTCGTACCTTCCTGAGGTCATGGGGCTTGCCGATAGAATTGGGGTTTTGCATGAAGGATCAATGCCACACATTGTTGAACGAGAAGCATTCAGCGAGGAAACCTTGCTGAGATACGCATCAGGTTTGTGA
- a CDS encoding FGGY-family carbohydrate kinase: MYDRLILSHNLGTTGDKAVVYDEKGNIISSWLSLYRVIYREGNKVEQDPGDWWRAVCESTKKVMRGINEKSIAVVTFSGQMMGCLCLDKAGDPIGNAIIWADMRSDKESKQLLSQIDEKLFFHITGHKISASYTLSKLLWIMHNRPEAFAKTSKVVQAKDYIVFKLTGEIVTDYSDASGTNLFNLTKRQWSRTLTSIIGLNPMILPEAIPSTQVAGYVTMEASVATGLLPGTPVVIGAGDGICASLGGGCTTEEDAYLYFGSSAWIGMVKPTPYWEPAMRTFNWSFIQPDQIAPCGTMQAAGASLDWLKDELAREEVTQSELQRSYPQHLIEMLVTQSPPGANGLLFLPYLMGERSPYWNPQARGAFIGLKRNTRRSDMFRACYEGVAMNLKIIWEALKPINKAKELVVIGGQANSDINKHIIADAFNIPVVSHNHLKDSKNFGAAVIGGLGIGMYESADVVKDLLHYERRILPNEANVEFYDRYLPLYEQAYTSLVDFYQNLDQFTNTKES, from the coding sequence ATGTATGACAGACTCATCCTATCGCACAATCTGGGTACAACCGGAGATAAAGCGGTAGTGTATGATGAAAAAGGAAATATCATTAGCTCCTGGCTTTCCCTCTATCGGGTGATCTATCGAGAGGGTAACAAAGTTGAACAGGACCCTGGCGATTGGTGGCGTGCTGTTTGTGAGTCCACGAAGAAGGTGATGCGGGGTATCAACGAGAAGTCAATTGCCGTGGTTACCTTCAGTGGTCAGATGATGGGTTGTCTCTGCCTTGATAAGGCAGGGGACCCCATCGGCAATGCAATCATCTGGGCGGATATGCGCTCAGATAAAGAGTCAAAACAGCTGCTCAGTCAGATTGATGAAAAACTTTTTTTCCATATAACCGGGCATAAGATCAGTGCATCATATACGCTCAGCAAACTGCTTTGGATCATGCATAACCGTCCAGAAGCTTTTGCAAAGACCTCCAAAGTTGTTCAGGCGAAGGATTACATTGTTTTCAAGCTCACCGGAGAAATTGTAACAGACTACTCCGATGCATCAGGAACAAACCTCTTCAACCTTACCAAGCGACAATGGTCTCGTACCCTGACAAGCATAATCGGTCTCAATCCAATGATTCTCCCTGAGGCAATTCCTTCTACCCAGGTAGCCGGCTACGTGACAATGGAGGCATCTGTTGCTACAGGGCTGCTTCCAGGAACTCCTGTTGTAATCGGTGCAGGGGATGGTATTTGTGCTTCCTTGGGAGGTGGCTGCACAACGGAGGAGGATGCATATCTCTATTTTGGGTCATCAGCATGGATTGGTATGGTTAAGCCAACACCGTATTGGGAGCCAGCGATGAGGACCTTCAATTGGTCGTTTATCCAACCTGACCAGATTGCTCCTTGCGGGACCATGCAGGCTGCTGGTGCTTCCTTGGATTGGCTCAAGGACGAACTGGCAAGGGAGGAGGTTACACAATCTGAGCTTCAACGCAGTTATCCGCAGCATCTCATCGAAATGTTGGTAACCCAATCACCTCCTGGAGCAAATGGATTGTTGTTCCTTCCTTATCTGATGGGTGAGCGTAGTCCCTACTGGAATCCCCAGGCTCGAGGAGCTTTCATCGGACTGAAACGAAATACTCGTCGCTCGGATATGTTCCGTGCATGTTACGAGGGTGTGGCAATGAATCTGAAGATAATCTGGGAAGCGCTCAAACCGATCAACAAAGCCAAGGAATTGGTGGTGATCGGAGGCCAGGCAAATAGTGACATCAACAAGCATATTATTGCCGATGCCTTCAATATTCCTGTCGTCTCCCATAACCATCTCAAGGACAGCAAGAACTTTGGTGCGGCAGTTATCGGGGGCTTGGGCATCGGGATGTACGAGAGTGCTGATGTTGTGAAGGATCTGCTTCACTATGAGAGACGTATTCTTCCAAACGAAGCAAATGTGGAATTTTACGATCGTTACCTTCCCCTCTATGAACAAGCGTACACAAGTTTGGTTGATTTCTACCAGAACCTCGACCAATTTACCAATACAAAGGAGAGTTGA
- a CDS encoding FGGY-family carbohydrate kinase has protein sequence MKRYVLAHDLGTSGNKATLFDERGVLVESRVTPYNMEVFNSNWAEQDPSIWWNAVCSSSREVLSTINPKDVMAVSFSGQMMGCLPVDREGKPLHNALLYCDQRSTEEEQEFIQALGFDRIYQITGHRPSASYSLTKLLWIKKHRPEVYEKTYKVLQAKDYMNFLLTGEYATDYNDASGTNAFDLASLDWSQVILDAMGVPSSLFPKAYPSSTKIGKVHRRASKETGIPEGTAVIVGAGDGGCASLGAGSVSFGKPYMYMGSSSWVSIASKQPLSDPEKIGFTWAHPVAGLYQPCATMQTAGGSLSWFAKTYLGNDKGKTLDSINDLAQESVPGANGLTFLPYLLGERSPWWNTKAKGAFVGMDISTTFPDHCRALLEGVAMNQKLNFAGMLSEIPDRRVMFIGGGALNTFLRQVLSDVFGCEIVVPQFLTEATSMGAALLGGVGCGLYEDFSMIEVMNPIKEVVTPNKENTAFYEELTGTFADLYRSLEPWFNR, from the coding sequence ATGAAGCGATATGTCTTGGCACATGACTTGGGGACATCAGGCAACAAAGCAACTCTGTTTGATGAGCGAGGAGTCTTGGTGGAGAGTAGGGTGACACCCTACAATATGGAAGTATTCAACTCAAATTGGGCTGAGCAAGACCCTTCCATCTGGTGGAATGCTGTATGCTCTTCTTCCAGGGAAGTGCTCTCAACCATCAACCCCAAGGATGTTATGGCAGTTTCCTTTAGCGGGCAGATGATGGGTTGTCTGCCTGTGGATAGAGAAGGAAAGCCACTGCACAATGCCTTGCTGTATTGCGACCAGAGGAGTACGGAAGAGGAGCAGGAATTTATCCAAGCGCTTGGTTTCGATCGGATTTATCAGATAACCGGGCATCGACCCAGTGCGTCTTATTCACTAACCAAGCTCCTCTGGATCAAGAAGCATCGTCCCGAAGTATATGAGAAAACATACAAGGTACTCCAAGCAAAAGACTATATGAATTTTTTGCTTACCGGAGAGTATGCCACCGATTACAACGATGCCTCGGGAACCAATGCATTTGATCTTGCTTCCCTGGATTGGTCACAGGTAATCCTAGATGCAATGGGAGTTCCTTCCTCCTTGTTCCCAAAAGCCTATCCCTCCTCAACAAAGATTGGAAAGGTTCATCGAAGGGCAAGCAAGGAGACAGGAATTCCAGAGGGAACAGCTGTCATAGTCGGGGCTGGAGATGGTGGTTGTGCCAGTCTCGGTGCTGGATCTGTATCGTTTGGAAAACCCTACATGTACATGGGGTCTTCCTCATGGGTCTCGATTGCCAGCAAGCAGCCTCTCTCCGATCCAGAAAAGATTGGGTTTACCTGGGCTCATCCAGTAGCTGGATTGTACCAACCGTGTGCAACGATGCAGACAGCAGGAGGATCTCTTTCGTGGTTTGCAAAGACCTACCTTGGTAATGACAAGGGGAAGACACTGGATAGCATCAATGACCTGGCTCAGGAATCTGTTCCAGGGGCCAATGGACTTACCTTCTTGCCCTACCTCCTTGGGGAACGGTCACCATGGTGGAATACCAAGGCAAAAGGTGCATTTGTGGGTATGGATATCTCAACGACATTTCCTGACCACTGCCGTGCCCTGCTTGAAGGCGTGGCAATGAACCAGAAGCTTAACTTTGCAGGGATGCTTTCCGAGATTCCTGACCGCCGAGTGATGTTCATAGGTGGAGGTGCCTTAAATACCTTCCTTCGGCAGGTTCTCTCTGATGTCTTCGGTTGTGAGATTGTTGTACCCCAGTTCCTTACAGAGGCAACTAGTATGGGAGCGGCCTTGCTGGGAGGAGTGGGGTGCGGTCTCTATGAAGACTTTTCCATGATTGAGGTCATGAACCCCATCAAGGAAGTCGTAACGCCTAATAAGGAAAACACTGCATTCTATGAAGAGTTGACAGGAACCTTTGCTGACCTGTATCGCAGTCTTGAACCTTGGTTCAATCGGTAA
- a CDS encoding cupin domain-containing protein — MSMSRTAAEAVLSTTGSGNKVRWLVSKEDGSNNYEMREIRIPPGGKSSNGSHAHEHVVYVLQGKGRVVGPEEEKILLSGTSVFVPGREEHQWVNDSREEDLVFLCVIPSGSEDFLK, encoded by the coding sequence ATGAGTATGAGTAGAACAGCAGCGGAGGCTGTGCTCAGTACTACTGGGTCAGGAAACAAGGTCCGTTGGCTGGTGAGCAAGGAAGATGGCTCAAACAATTACGAGATGCGGGAGATTAGGATCCCTCCTGGGGGAAAGAGCAGTAACGGAAGTCATGCACACGAGCATGTGGTGTATGTGTTGCAAGGAAAAGGCAGAGTTGTCGGTCCGGAGGAAGAGAAAATCCTGCTTTCGGGTACTTCGGTATTCGTTCCTGGAAGGGAGGAGCACCAGTGGGTGAATGACTCACGGGAAGAGGATTTGGTTTTTCTCTGTGTCATTCCATCGGGAAGTGAAGACTTCTTGAAGTGA
- the rbsK gene encoding ribokinase, translating to MAERVTVIGSFVVDLMARSPHIPVQGETVKGSIFKMGPGGKGSNQAVAAHRSGGDVVLVTKVGNDVFGKVAKDFYAGEQMDSRYVFEDPELATGIALIMVDEHTSQNSITVVPGACGAISQEEIQSIDSVLDDTNVLVAQLETNLDILPPAVERVHASGGIALLNPAPAPVEPLEDSFIGMFDLVTPNETEASCLTGIDVVDRESAHKAALALQAKGVKDVIITMGKMGCFLLTAEMEALMFPTMEVKVVDTTGAGDAFNGGLATALSKGMDLKQAIYFATAVASLSVTKVGTAPAMPTTDEVQQFLSALDQKAYWEQVK from the coding sequence ATGGCAGAACGTGTGACGGTAATTGGTAGTTTTGTAGTTGATCTTATGGCACGGTCCCCTCATATCCCGGTACAGGGAGAGACGGTAAAGGGGAGCATTTTCAAGATGGGGCCTGGGGGGAAAGGATCAAACCAGGCAGTAGCTGCCCACCGCTCGGGTGGGGATGTGGTGCTGGTCACAAAAGTGGGAAATGATGTGTTTGGCAAGGTTGCCAAGGATTTTTATGCCGGTGAGCAGATGGATAGCCGATATGTATTTGAGGACCCTGAGTTGGCAACAGGCATCGCCTTGATCATGGTGGATGAACATACCTCCCAGAATAGCATCACGGTTGTCCCCGGAGCTTGCGGAGCGATTAGCCAGGAGGAGATACAGTCCATCGACTCGGTCTTGGATGATACCAATGTCCTGGTGGCTCAGCTTGAGACCAACCTTGATATTCTTCCCCCCGCAGTAGAGCGTGTGCATGCCTCTGGTGGGATTGCTTTACTTAACCCTGCTCCAGCACCAGTTGAACCACTAGAAGACTCGTTTATTGGCATGTTTGACTTGGTAACTCCCAATGAGACTGAGGCATCCTGCCTGACGGGCATTGATGTTGTGGACCGTGAGAGTGCTCATAAGGCGGCCTTGGCCCTGCAAGCAAAAGGGGTCAAGGATGTCATCATCACCATGGGCAAGATGGGGTGTTTCCTGCTTACTGCTGAGATGGAAGCCCTGATGTTCCCCACCATGGAAGTGAAGGTGGTGGATACCACCGGTGCAGGGGATGCGTTCAACGGAGGACTGGCTACCGCGCTCAGCAAGGGAATGGATCTTAAGCAGGCCATATATTTTGCCACTGCGGTAGCATCTCTCTCTGTTACCAAGGTAGGTACTGCCCCTGCAATGCCAACTACTGACGAAGTGCAGCAGTTTCTATCGGCATTGGATCAAAAAGCCTATTGGGAGCAAGTGAAATGA
- a CDS encoding ABC transporter substrate-binding protein yields the protein MKKVLCAILLVTIVMSGLFAQGAKEADGPKGEKPYEIAVIIKATDSDFWQYLLVGALNYEFENPDLVNVTTYGPPSESDIDQQIAILENVISTNPDGIVISSTSSDASVPALEMAYDKGIKIVTVDNRVNTDKVHTFLATDNTLGGSLAAEKMVEYLKKNNISTAGKKVAVVSAMAGVQVLTDRDNGFITRIKELIPSIELIPTRYVDNDIIKALSTTEDLITTYGSDLIGIFADNNHSADGVSRAISEQGLHNKIMVTAYDSDPEEVAAIKSGAIKAIMVQDPYGMGYKGVDSAVKAIECATLPEYVDTGVVVVEKHNVNDPEAQGILDPFTMKKY from the coding sequence ATGAAGAAAGTGCTATGTGCCATACTTTTGGTCACAATCGTAATGTCCGGTTTGTTTGCACAAGGTGCAAAAGAAGCAGATGGTCCAAAGGGTGAAAAACCTTATGAGATCGCAGTAATCATCAAGGCTACTGACTCTGATTTCTGGCAGTACTTGCTCGTTGGTGCTCTCAACTATGAGTTTGAGAATCCCGATTTGGTCAACGTAACGACCTACGGCCCACCCTCTGAGTCAGATATCGACCAGCAGATTGCAATCCTCGAGAACGTTATCTCGACGAATCCCGATGGTATTGTCATTTCGTCCACAAGTTCTGACGCTTCTGTGCCAGCTCTTGAGATGGCCTATGACAAAGGAATCAAGATTGTTACCGTCGACAATAGGGTAAACACCGACAAGGTGCATACCTTCTTGGCTACCGATAACACCCTTGGTGGTTCTCTTGCCGCAGAGAAGATGGTTGAGTATCTGAAGAAGAACAACATCTCCACCGCTGGTAAGAAAGTTGCTGTGGTAAGTGCAATGGCTGGCGTCCAGGTATTGACTGACCGTGACAATGGATTCATCACCCGTATCAAGGAATTGATCCCCAGCATTGAGTTGATCCCCACCAGATATGTCGACAATGACATCATCAAGGCTCTCTCCACCACTGAGGACTTGATCACCACCTATGGTAGTGACCTGATCGGTATCTTCGCAGACAACAACCACTCTGCTGACGGTGTCTCCCGTGCAATCTCAGAGCAGGGTCTGCACAACAAGATCATGGTAACTGCATACGACTCCGACCCAGAAGAAGTTGCAGCAATCAAGAGTGGAGCTATCAAGGCAATCATGGTCCAGGATCCGTACGGCATGGGTTACAAGGGCGTTGATTCAGCAGTAAAGGCTATTGAATGTGCAACCCTTCCTGAATATGTCGACACTGGTGTAGTCGTTGTTGAGAAGCACAATGTCAATGATCCAGAAGCACAGGGTATTCTCGATCCATTCACAATGAAAAAGTATTGA
- a CDS encoding aldo/keto reductase encodes MEYRYFGNTGLRMSAIAFGTQTFGWNIDEKDSKVLLEEYTQAGGNYLDTADSYNNGDSERILGSWIKDIGSRRDDLIVGTKVFFPTGEDVNNTGASRKHILHSVESSLKRLNTEYIDLLQIHCFDKRTPFEETLRTLDDLISEGKVRYLGASNYTPSDLMKNLMIARYTHKEAFVSLQLEYSLLVRSPEWELIPLCKREGVGMLAWSPLAGGWLSGKYRRGKNIPQNSRAGRKDRWDDQAEQRGSDQAYDIIEVLHEIAEEVGHSVSQVSINWVRQNPAGIIPLIGARTVSQLKENIDSLSWSLSEDQMKRLNEVSFVGRPSPYSFIERYTRE; translated from the coding sequence ATGGAATATCGCTATTTTGGGAATACGGGGTTGCGTATGAGTGCCATTGCTTTTGGTACGCAGACCTTTGGTTGGAATATAGATGAAAAGGATTCCAAAGTTCTTCTTGAGGAGTACACCCAAGCAGGGGGAAATTACCTCGATACTGCTGACTCCTACAACAATGGAGATTCGGAGAGGATTCTGGGGTCCTGGATCAAGGATATTGGTTCCCGCAGGGATGATTTAATCGTAGGCACCAAGGTGTTCTTTCCAACGGGTGAGGATGTCAATAATACCGGGGCAAGCCGAAAGCACATTCTGCACAGTGTGGAGTCCAGCCTTAAACGTCTCAATACCGAATATATTGATTTGCTGCAGATTCACTGTTTTGATAAAAGGACCCCCTTCGAGGAGACCTTAAGAACGCTGGATGATCTCATCTCAGAGGGCAAGGTACGGTATCTTGGTGCCTCCAACTACACACCATCTGATCTGATGAAAAACCTTATGATTGCCCGGTATACCCACAAGGAAGCTTTTGTCAGCCTTCAGTTGGAGTACAGCCTCCTTGTGCGAAGTCCTGAGTGGGAACTCATTCCGCTGTGTAAGAGAGAAGGGGTGGGCATGCTTGCCTGGTCCCCTTTGGCCGGGGGTTGGCTCAGTGGAAAATACCGAAGAGGAAAGAATATCCCGCAAAATAGCCGCGCAGGCAGGAAGGACCGGTGGGACGACCAAGCTGAACAACGGGGAAGTGACCAAGCCTATGACATCATTGAGGTCTTGCATGAGATTGCTGAGGAAGTAGGGCACAGTGTTTCACAGGTAAGTATCAACTGGGTGAGGCAGAACCCAGCAGGTATTATCCCCCTCATAGGAGCTCGCACTGTCAGTCAGCTCAAGGAGAATATTGACTCACTGTCCTGGTCGTTGAGTGAAGATCAGATGAAACGGCTGAACGAAGTCAGTTTCGTTGGAAGACCATCGCCTTACAGCTTTATCGAGCGATATACAAGGGAGTAG
- a CDS encoding ABC transporter permease has translation MKLLSKKNNKFRIAEGNLLVIVIVLMVILSFATKNFFTVNNLRNLVRQTSVNGIIALGMTFVIISGGIDLSVGSVVGVASIVVAKLLVAGIGIFPAILIALLVCMLLGTLNGLIIHYGKVPPFIATLGMMQAARGIVMLLSNARMIAGLPKSFTGFAQLVFLGFPSLFFVWFLVILVTFVITTKTIFGRNIFAYGSNIEAARLSGINTAKVTVSVYAMSGLLSGIAGILMTSRLGNGIPTAGQGYEMDAIASAVVGGASLSGGSGTIIGTVLGALLISLIQNGGNLLGINAFILQIIVGVLIVASVWYDQIRKTTKN, from the coding sequence ATGAAACTGTTATCGAAAAAAAATAATAAATTCAGGATCGCTGAAGGCAACCTGTTGGTAATTGTAATCGTATTGATGGTGATTCTTTCGTTCGCTACGAAGAATTTCTTCACTGTCAATAATTTGAGGAATCTGGTTCGCCAAACCTCGGTCAACGGCATCATTGCTCTGGGTATGACCTTTGTCATCATCTCAGGAGGAATTGATCTGTCTGTTGGCTCCGTAGTAGGGGTTGCCAGCATCGTTGTTGCGAAACTTCTGGTTGCAGGAATAGGCATTTTCCCCGCTATCCTAATAGCTCTCTTGGTTTGTATGCTCCTTGGTACCCTTAATGGGTTGATCATCCACTATGGTAAGGTGCCTCCCTTTATAGCCACCTTGGGGATGATGCAGGCGGCACGTGGTATTGTTATGTTGCTCTCCAATGCTCGCATGATTGCAGGGCTTCCAAAAAGCTTCACTGGCTTCGCACAGTTGGTGTTTCTTGGCTTCCCCTCTCTCTTTTTTGTTTGGTTCCTGGTCATTCTCGTTACCTTTGTAATCACTACCAAGACCATTTTTGGACGGAACATTTTTGCCTATGGAAGCAATATTGAAGCTGCACGATTATCGGGAATCAATACCGCAAAGGTAACCGTGAGTGTATATGCCATGAGTGGTTTGCTGAGCGGTATTGCCGGCATCCTGATGACCAGCCGTCTTGGTAATGGTATCCCTACTGCTGGGCAAGGGTATGAGATGGATGCAATCGCATCTGCTGTTGTTGGTGGAGCAAGTCTGAGTGGAGGCTCTGGGACCATCATCGGAACCGTTCTGGGTGCTTTATTGATCTCCCTTATTCAGAATGGAGGCAACTTGCTGGGCATCAATGCTTTCATCCTGCAGATAATCGTTGGTGTCCTGATCGTAGCGTCTGTTTGGTACGACCAGATTAGAAAGACCACAAAAAACTAG
- a CDS encoding alcohol dehydrogenase catalytic domain-containing protein, whose protein sequence is MEFTSAWVDSNEQIRIVRRTLPKPKANEVVVRIKACGICGTDIHFVKDLPAGTLTPLGHEVSGYIHEVGSPFPGLSVGDSVVVENNIACGRCEQCLNQKPQACENIYSYMDDQAGMGQFLVVPREMVIPYEGLDYPEATLAEPITVALDLNREAAIELFDDVLIMGPGIIGLSCIKLAKLRGARNVVMVGHHLDTPRGAYRGEVARELGADLVIDSAKAGWKDELKQQFPKLFKRVIVTSPPATLGDGIELAGFCGSIVYDGIDFKHDQVTFSANEFHFSKKRLVASHAIPNWGFPQAFELLKQGHIPSSLLLTHRFSMDEVDEAFAVFGNKEEQVIKPVILID, encoded by the coding sequence ATGGAATTTACAAGCGCTTGGGTCGATAGTAATGAACAAATCAGAATTGTGAGGAGAACACTGCCCAAACCGAAAGCAAATGAGGTGGTGGTCCGTATCAAGGCGTGTGGGATTTGTGGGACTGATATCCACTTTGTAAAAGACCTTCCTGCAGGAACATTGACCCCACTTGGACATGAGGTTTCTGGGTATATCCACGAAGTAGGATCACCCTTTCCCGGCTTGAGCGTCGGGGATTCAGTGGTGGTTGAGAACAATATTGCCTGTGGAAGATGTGAACAGTGCCTGAACCAGAAGCCGCAAGCCTGTGAGAATATCTACAGCTACATGGATGACCAGGCAGGAATGGGGCAATTCCTGGTAGTTCCCCGAGAGATGGTGATTCCCTATGAAGGACTCGATTATCCTGAAGCTACCCTTGCTGAGCCCATTACCGTTGCACTCGACCTTAATCGGGAGGCAGCTATAGAGCTCTTTGACGATGTCCTGATCATGGGGCCGGGGATCATAGGCTTAAGCTGTATCAAGCTGGCAAAATTGCGTGGTGCCCGTAATGTGGTCATGGTAGGCCATCATCTTGATACTCCGCGTGGAGCCTATCGAGGTGAAGTTGCAAGAGAACTCGGTGCCGATCTGGTCATTGATAGCGCGAAGGCGGGGTGGAAGGATGAGCTCAAGCAACAGTTTCCCAAGTTGTTCAAACGTGTAATCGTCACCTCTCCTCCTGCAACGCTTGGCGATGGTATTGAGCTTGCCGGTTTCTGTGGCTCCATTGTCTACGACGGTATCGATTTCAAGCATGATCAGGTAACGTTCTCTGCAAATGAGTTCCACTTTTCCAAGAAACGTCTTGTCGCCTCTCATGCCATCCCCAACTGGGGATTCCCCCAAGCATTTGAGCTGTTGAAACAAGGCCATATTCCCAGTTCGCTTTTGCTTACCCATCGATTCTCCATGGATGAGGTAGATGAAGCCTTTGCTGTGTTTGGCAACAAGGAGGAGCAGGTTATCAAGCCAGTGATACTTATCGATTAG